One genomic region from candidate division KSB1 bacterium encodes:
- a CDS encoding DUF4254 domain-containing protein produces MGLLSQILLPFQGQRLIEWFNDLTELWHDTAPIKPSDTSSPQGLTQWVHYKNFVVWHLEERVRKGDLSPEKVLEIQRSIDIHNLKRLEAMEQIDIWIENVLVSAGIRPGKEVEVNSETIGSIVDRLSILTLKIFHLNERTNADNTTNEEKQEIILRKNILLEQRTDVAAALDRLLLEYRQAKKRHCVYRQFKIYNDPNFHWEDYLHPAKE; encoded by the coding sequence GTGGGTCTGCTTTCACAAATTTTGCTGCCTTTTCAAGGGCAAAGGCTAATCGAATGGTTCAACGACTTGACCGAATTGTGGCACGATACGGCCCCCATCAAGCCGAGCGACACATCCTCGCCGCAAGGGTTGACGCAATGGGTACATTACAAAAACTTTGTCGTTTGGCACTTGGAAGAAAGAGTGCGCAAGGGCGATCTCTCGCCGGAAAAAGTGCTTGAAATTCAAAGATCGATCGATATCCATAATCTGAAGCGCCTGGAGGCGATGGAACAGATTGACATTTGGATCGAAAACGTGCTTGTATCCGCCGGAATTCGACCGGGGAAGGAGGTGGAGGTCAATTCGGAAACAATCGGCAGTATTGTCGACCGCCTGTCGATATTGACTCTCAAAATCTTTCATTTGAACGAGCGAACCAATGCCGACAACACGACCAACGAGGAAAAGCAGGAGATCATTTTGCGAAAGAATATTTTGCTTGAACAGCGCACCGATGTCGCGGCAGCCTTGGATCGACTCTTGTTGGAATATCGGCAGGCCAAAAAGCGCCATTGCGTTTATCGCCAATTCAAGATTTACAACGATCCCAACTTTCACTGGGAAGATTACCTTCATCCTGCCAAAGAGTGA
- the thiE gene encoding thiamine phosphate synthase — protein MKAEQLELYLVTDRKLAAGRPLTQLVEEAIQGGVTMVQLREKECSTREFLALAEEIHALCRRAGVPLLINDRLDIALAVDAEGVHVGQSDMPAEIARKLLGKDKIIGLSVESVEDALAAQHLPVDYLGVSPIYLTPTKTDLTHQLGLEGLRAIRAVSSLPLVGIGGLHAGNAGDVIRAGADGVAVVSAICAAETPRAAAEELRRAIREAKEIKS, from the coding sequence ATGAAGGCCGAACAGCTCGAACTCTATTTGGTGACCGACCGCAAACTGGCGGCCGGAAGACCTCTCACCCAGCTTGTCGAAGAGGCCATTCAAGGCGGCGTGACCATGGTACAATTGCGCGAAAAAGAGTGTTCAACGCGTGAATTTCTGGCTCTCGCTGAGGAGATTCATGCGCTTTGCCGCCGAGCCGGGGTACCGCTGCTCATCAATGACCGCCTCGACATCGCACTGGCCGTAGATGCAGAGGGCGTGCACGTCGGCCAAAGCGACATGCCGGCAGAAATCGCCAGGAAACTGCTGGGAAAAGACAAAATCATCGGCTTGTCGGTCGAATCGGTAGAGGACGCCCTCGCCGCACAGCATCTTCCCGTGGATTACCTTGGCGTCAGTCCGATCTATTTAACGCCGACAAAGACCGATCTAACCCATCAATTGGGACTCGAAGGGCTGCGCGCGATCCGCGCCGTTTCCAGTCTGCCGTTGGTCGGCATCGGCGGACTCCACGCCGGCAATGCCGGAGACGTCATTCGCGCCGGCGCAGACGGCGTCGCCGTAGTTTCTGCCATTTGCGCCGCCGAAACTCCCCGCGCCGCTGCCGAAGAACTGCGTCGCGCCATTCGTGAGGCAAAGGAGATAAAGTCGTGA
- a CDS encoding aminotransferase class V-fold PLP-dependent enzyme, with the protein MQVSQKPIYMDHHATTPLDPEVLAAMMPYLTEEFGNPSSNTHIYGHTARRAVESAREQVACLINAASPDEIIFTSGATESDNLALKGIVRQAGRKNPNLVTIAIEHKAVLDTAMRLKKEGVDIRFAKIDEYGRIDLDDLRRKIDENTVLVAVQAANSEIGTLQPLAEISAAAHQAGTLFFSDAVQALGRIDIDVRK; encoded by the coding sequence TTGCAGGTTTCGCAAAAACCTATCTACATGGATCACCACGCCACGACGCCGCTGGATCCCGAAGTCTTGGCGGCCATGATGCCTTATCTGACGGAAGAGTTCGGCAATCCTTCCAGCAATACGCATATTTACGGCCACACGGCGCGGCGTGCAGTCGAATCAGCCAGGGAACAGGTCGCCTGCCTGATCAATGCGGCAAGTCCTGACGAAATCATCTTTACCAGCGGCGCCACCGAATCGGATAATTTGGCTCTCAAGGGGATTGTCCGCCAGGCCGGTCGAAAAAATCCCAATTTGGTGACCATCGCCATCGAGCATAAGGCGGTTCTGGATACTGCCATGCGCCTGAAAAAAGAGGGCGTCGATATTCGTTTTGCGAAAATCGATGAATATGGGCGAATCGATTTAGATGATTTACGGCGCAAGATCGATGAGAACACGGTATTGGTTGCGGTTCAGGCGGCGAACAGCGAAATCGGTACCCTACAGCCTCTGGCGGAAATATCCGCAGCGGCGCATCAGGCGGGGACGCTTTTTTTCAGCGATGCCGTACAGGCTTTGGGGCGAATCGATATTGACGTGCGGAAAC
- the thiD gene encoding bifunctional hydroxymethylpyrimidine kinase/phosphomethylpyrimidine kinase — translation MNKHYYRALTIAGSDSGGGAGIQADLKTFSALGCYGMSVITALTAQNTVTVSAIHEAPPNFVAAQIDAVLEDIGADAVKIGMLSSPEIIRAVADRLRAWGVGKIVLDPVMTAKSGDKLLRDEAISALKQELLPLATVATPNLPEAQVLIEETIASRLHMEDAARRILALGPKSVLLKGGHLADASSDDYFLEMTIHGLQGTWLSGPRVTSRNTHGTGCTLASAIAAFLAKGFSISESVRRAKKYISEAIVAGSEYSLGKGHGPVHHFYRLWPYLQE, via the coding sequence ATGAACAAGCATTACTATCGCGCCCTAACGATTGCCGGTTCGGACAGCGGCGGCGGCGCCGGGATACAAGCTGACCTAAAAACCTTTTCCGCTCTCGGCTGCTACGGCATGTCCGTCATCACGGCCCTGACCGCACAAAACACCGTAACCGTAAGCGCCATCCACGAAGCGCCGCCGAATTTCGTTGCTGCGCAAATCGATGCCGTGCTCGAGGACATCGGCGCCGACGCCGTCAAAATCGGCATGCTTTCTTCGCCGGAAATCATCCGCGCGGTAGCGGACCGCCTGCGCGCCTGGGGGGTCGGCAAAATCGTTCTCGATCCGGTCATGACGGCCAAGAGCGGCGACAAGCTGCTGCGGGACGAAGCGATCTCCGCATTGAAACAGGAGCTTCTGCCGCTGGCGACAGTGGCTACGCCGAATCTGCCGGAAGCACAGGTCTTAATCGAGGAAACCATCGCTTCCCGTCTGCACATGGAAGATGCGGCGCGGCGTATCCTCGCCTTGGGGCCAAAGAGTGTCCTGCTGAAGGGAGGCCACCTTGCAGACGCAAGCAGCGATGACTATTTTTTAGAGATGACGATTCACGGCCTGCAGGGAACTTGGTTGAGCGGCCCCCGCGTTACCTCCCGCAACACCCACGGCACCGGCTGCACATTAGCCTCAGCGATTGCCGCTTTTTTGGCCAAAGGGTTCTCAATTTCCGAAAGCGTCCGCCGCGCCAAAAAGTACATTTCCGAAGCTATTGTCGCCGGCTCCGAATATTCCTTGGGCAAAGGCCACGGACCGGTTCATCATTTTTATCGACTATGGCCGTACCTGCAGGAATAA
- a CDS encoding ferritin family protein — MQKIFTIEPIDALKIAIQSEQEMQNYYNQACELVRDGDAKSILQGLAARAAEHRKNTIEQYSRFSGKKILFLNLDKRHKLNSLQRCPDSPNEAVRVAKRNEKEMYEFYATVSRRFIDAELRAFFRKLAGEHLQHHTLLEASFVEPLALDQEIDQNQDQESGFSDIPEEHHENR, encoded by the coding sequence ATGCAAAAGATATTTACCATTGAGCCGATTGACGCGCTCAAAATCGCCATTCAGTCCGAACAGGAGATGCAGAATTATTATAATCAGGCTTGCGAGCTGGTCAGAGACGGCGATGCCAAAAGCATTCTGCAGGGTTTGGCTGCCCGTGCAGCGGAACATCGAAAAAATACCATTGAGCAATACAGCCGATTCAGCGGAAAAAAGATACTTTTTTTGAATCTCGACAAACGGCATAAATTGAACTCGCTGCAGAGATGTCCGGATTCTCCCAACGAAGCGGTCCGGGTCGCCAAACGCAACGAGAAAGAAATGTACGAGTTTTATGCCACGGTCAGCCGCCGCTTTATCGACGCAGAGCTGCGCGCTTTTTTCCGCAAATTGGCCGGTGAGCACCTTCAACATCATACGCTGCTGGAAGCCTCATTTGTCGAGCCTTTGGCTTTGGATCAGGAGATCGATCAGAATCAGGATCAGGAGAGCGGCTTTAGCGATATCCCCGAAGAGCATCACGAAAATCGATGA
- the thiM gene encoding hydroxyethylthiazole kinase encodes MNAKSIFQDVEKIREKSPLIHNITNYVVMNTTANALLALGASPVMAHAAEEVEEMVALAGAVGGALVINIGTLSKPWIDSMAKAMRKADSIQVPIAFDPVGAGATKLRTDTCRMLLDAVAPTVIRGNASEIMALLHTDVRTKGVDSRHATADAVDAARALAEQYRCVVCISGAVDVVTDGKQEIRIANGHPLMPRVTGLGCTATALIGAFLAVNRDALTATAHAMAVMGIAGELAAEKSEGPGTLQLHFYDALYALNEHQIEARLK; translated from the coding sequence ATGAACGCCAAGTCGATTTTTCAGGATGTCGAAAAAATACGAGAGAAATCGCCGCTCATTCATAATATCACCAATTATGTGGTCATGAACACGACCGCCAACGCGCTTTTGGCACTGGGAGCTTCTCCCGTGATGGCTCACGCCGCCGAAGAAGTCGAAGAGATGGTGGCTCTGGCCGGTGCGGTAGGTGGAGCGTTGGTCATCAACATCGGCACGCTCAGTAAGCCATGGATCGATTCCATGGCCAAGGCCATGCGCAAAGCCGATTCGATACAGGTCCCGATTGCGTTCGATCCGGTCGGCGCCGGCGCCACCAAACTTCGCACCGACACATGCCGGATGCTCCTGGATGCCGTCGCACCGACGGTCATCCGCGGTAATGCTTCGGAAATTATGGCACTGCTGCACACCGATGTACGCACCAAGGGAGTCGACAGCCGCCACGCCACTGCCGACGCAGTCGACGCTGCCCGTGCCTTGGCGGAACAATACCGCTGCGTGGTGTGCATCAGCGGCGCCGTAGACGTGGTGACCGACGGCAAACAGGAGATTCGCATCGCCAACGGCCATCCGTTGATGCCGCGGGTGACCGGTCTGGGCTGCACCGCCACGGCGCTGATCGGCGCTTTCCTCGCCGTCAATCGCGATGCCCTCACGGCAACCGCCCATGCCATGGCCGTCATGGGCATAGCCGGTGAACTGGCGGCGGAAAAATCCGAAGGTCCCGGGACTCTGCAGCTCCATTTTTATGATGCGCTCTATGCATTGAATGAACATCAAATCGAAGCGAGATTAAAATGA
- a CDS encoding DUF1080 domain-containing protein has protein sequence MKPAAAVLIFSFVASLLPAATPVEPFLGQWALFLPNGAGWLEVRQEAGYLDADLLWYGGSVVPVSDVYLDGETLVVTRVGSRTVKKEPKRELMRTEQFRFAFYGDQLVGEQIVPRGDGLGVDRMTFTARKLPPPPPAPDLSKVKFGKPIKLFNGVDLTGWKLIEENRANGWKVVDGVLVNDPVQQEGKPHVDYGNLRTVDEFEDFNLKIDVNVPAKSNSGIYLRGIYEVQVMDSYGLGLDSHHMGAIYSRITPTVSAEKPAGEWQSFDITLCDRHVTVILNGVKIIDNQPLYGVTGGALQACPFKPGPIYLQGDHGKVMYRNIILRPIIK, from the coding sequence ATGAAACCTGCAGCAGCTGTTTTGATTTTCTCTTTTGTTGCTTCGCTTTTACCTGCAGCGACTCCGGTTGAGCCTTTTCTCGGCCAATGGGCGCTGTTTCTACCCAACGGTGCGGGTTGGTTGGAAGTTCGTCAGGAAGCGGGATATTTGGATGCCGACCTCTTGTGGTACGGCGGCAGCGTCGTGCCGGTCAGCGACGTTTACTTGGATGGAGAGACGCTGGTGGTGACCCGAGTCGGCAGCCGTACCGTGAAAAAAGAACCAAAGCGGGAACTGATGCGCACCGAACAATTCCGCTTTGCCTTTTACGGCGATCAGCTCGTCGGGGAACAGATTGTCCCCAGGGGAGACGGCCTCGGCGTTGATCGGATGACCTTTACAGCCAGGAAGCTTCCTCCTCCTCCGCCGGCCCCAGATCTCTCCAAGGTCAAGTTCGGCAAGCCGATCAAGCTGTTCAACGGCGTCGATCTCACGGGTTGGAAGCTGATCGAAGAAAACCGTGCCAACGGCTGGAAAGTCGTCGACGGTGTGCTGGTGAACGATCCGGTTCAGCAGGAGGGCAAGCCGCATGTCGATTACGGCAATCTGCGCACTGTGGATGAGTTTGAGGATTTCAATCTGAAAATCGACGTCAATGTGCCGGCAAAAAGCAACAGCGGCATCTATCTGCGCGGCATCTATGAAGTGCAGGTCATGGACAGCTACGGCTTGGGGCTGGACAGCCATCACATGGGCGCCATTTACAGCCGCATTACTCCGACGGTCTCGGCGGAAAAACCTGCCGGCGAATGGCAGTCGTTCGACATTACCCTATGCGATCGCCATGTTACAGTAATCCTAAACGGCGTAAAAATCATCGACAATCAGCCGCTTTACGGCGTGACCGGCGGCGCATTGCAGGCGTGTCCGTTCAAACCCGGGCCCATCTATCTGCAGGGCGATCACGGCAAGGTAATGTATCGCAACATCATTTTGCGTCCGATCATCAAATAA
- the thiL gene encoding thiamine-phosphate kinase, translating into MKLKELGEFGLINRIAPQFTRQLPPGTLGIGDDCAVIHQNDRALLITTDLLVENIHFLRRKISAFELGHKSLAVNLSDIAAMGGVPNAAFLSVAWPKEIDVAWLDEFFAGLAALAEESGTALLGGDTTGTPGPIIINVAVIGHADPAHLKLRSAAQAGDVICVTGYLGDSAGGLQLLLSDLDGAADEDGLALLRAHHRPRPHLKEGHWLAQQPGVHAMMDVSDGIDSDVQRVMEASKVGARILLNDLPISDALRRTAAANGWNSLELAAAGGEDYCLLCTVDPEAYPKVAESFAAEFDFPLTCIGKITHTGKLEYELNGATIDLKKHGWDHFRS; encoded by the coding sequence GTGAAGCTGAAAGAACTGGGCGAATTTGGCCTGATCAACCGCATCGCCCCGCAATTCACACGTCAGCTGCCGCCGGGAACGCTCGGCATCGGCGACGACTGTGCAGTCATTCATCAGAACGATCGAGCTCTTTTGATTACCACCGATCTTTTGGTCGAAAATATTCACTTTTTGCGCCGAAAAATATCAGCATTCGAGCTGGGGCACAAATCCTTAGCCGTCAATCTCAGCGACATTGCCGCGATGGGCGGCGTTCCGAATGCCGCCTTTCTCTCTGTCGCCTGGCCGAAAGAGATCGACGTCGCCTGGCTGGATGAATTCTTTGCCGGTCTCGCTGCGCTCGCAGAGGAGAGCGGTACGGCTCTGCTCGGCGGTGATACGACCGGCACGCCGGGGCCCATTATCATCAATGTCGCCGTAATCGGCCATGCCGATCCGGCGCACCTCAAGCTGCGCAGCGCGGCGCAAGCCGGCGATGTGATCTGCGTGACCGGCTATTTAGGCGACTCGGCCGGCGGACTGCAGCTGTTGTTGTCGGATCTTGACGGCGCCGCCGACGAGGACGGTCTTGCGCTGTTGCGCGCGCATCATCGGCCGCGCCCGCACCTCAAAGAGGGACATTGGCTGGCGCAGCAGCCGGGTGTGCACGCTATGATGGACGTTTCCGACGGTATCGACTCGGACGTGCAGCGCGTCATGGAGGCTTCAAAAGTCGGCGCGCGAATCCTCCTAAATGACTTGCCGATATCCGACGCTCTGCGCCGAACCGCTGCCGCCAACGGATGGAACAGTTTGGAGCTGGCTGCTGCGGGCGGCGAGGATTACTGTCTGCTCTGCACCGTCGACCCCGAGGCTTACCCAAAGGTTGCCGAATCATTTGCCGCAGAGTTCGATTTTCCTCTTACCTGCATCGGCAAGATCACCCATACCGGTAAATTGGAATATGAACTGAACGGCGCAACGATTGATCTCAAGAAACACGGCTGGGATCACTTTCGCAGCTGA
- a CDS encoding SDR family NAD(P)-dependent oxidoreductase, with translation MQLVGKTILITGASSGIGREIARRLAKKQNRLILIARRKELLESLAAEVKSCNADLQLFACDVADSEQVRKVCGMIRQHNDRIDLLLLNAGLSMPFNAEKIDLPAFHRVMDVNFWGAVHFIEQLTPLMIHQGGGIIAAVGSLAGYRGMPRAAAYSCSKAALMNLMDSLRIDLYAHRIRCTLISPGFVDTPMTQPRQSPMPFLMTAEKAARIIIRGIEREKTEIAFPWPMAAAASLSRFIPDRLYSRLMQGALISRKKGATK, from the coding sequence ATGCAGCTCGTGGGAAAAACGATTTTGATCACCGGTGCTTCTTCTGGGATTGGACGGGAAATAGCTCGACGTTTGGCCAAAAAGCAAAATCGACTGATTCTGATCGCGCGTAGAAAAGAATTGTTGGAGAGTCTGGCCGCGGAGGTCAAGAGCTGCAATGCAGACCTGCAGCTGTTCGCGTGCGATGTCGCGGATTCCGAACAAGTTCGGAAGGTCTGCGGCATGATACGGCAACACAACGACCGCATCGACCTGCTGCTGCTCAATGCCGGTCTTTCCATGCCTTTTAATGCCGAAAAGATCGATCTGCCGGCCTTTCATCGTGTCATGGACGTAAATTTTTGGGGTGCCGTGCATTTTATCGAACAGCTGACGCCCTTGATGATTCATCAGGGCGGCGGAATCATTGCGGCGGTCGGGAGTCTGGCAGGGTATCGCGGCATGCCGCGCGCCGCAGCTTATTCGTGCTCCAAAGCCGCGCTCATGAACCTGATGGACAGCCTGCGCATCGATCTCTATGCGCATCGGATTCGCTGTACGTTGATTTCGCCGGGCTTTGTCGATACGCCTATGACCCAGCCTCGCCAATCACCCATGCCGTTTCTCATGACCGCGGAAAAAGCTGCGCGCATTATTATCCGCGGCATCGAACGCGAAAAAACCGAAATCGCCTTTCCTTGGCCGATGGCCGCCGCAGCGAGCCTTTCGCGCTTCATCCCCGATCGGCTATATTCTCGATTGATGCAGGGCGCTTTGATCAGCCGAAAAAAGGGGGCGACAAAATGA